A single genomic interval of Eptesicus fuscus isolate TK198812 chromosome 10, DD_ASM_mEF_20220401, whole genome shotgun sequence harbors:
- the LOC129150510 gene encoding ephrin type-A receptor 7-like, translating to MVFQTRNPSWIILCYIWLLRFAHTGEAQAVKEVLLLDSKAQQTELEWISSPPNGWEEISGLDENYTPIRTYQVCQVMEPNQNNWLRTNWISKGNAQRIFVELKFTLRDCNSLPGVLGTCKETFNLYYYETDYDTGRNIRENLYVKIDTIAADESFTQGDLGERKMKLNTEVREIGPLSKKGFYLAFQDVGACIALVSVKVYYKKCWSIIENLAVFPDTVTGSEFSSLVEVRGTCVSSAEEEAENSPRMHCSAEGEWLVPIGKCICKAGYQQKGDTCERK from the exons ATGGTTTTTCAAACTCGGAACCCTTCATGGATTATTTTATGCTACATCTGGCTGCTCCGTTTTGCACACACCGGGGAGGCGCAAGCTGTAAAGGAAG TACTGCTGCTGGATTCTAAAGCACAACAAACAGAGCTGGAATGGATCTCCTCTCCACCCAATGGG tGGGAAGAAATTAGTGGTTTGGATGAGAACTACACCCCAATACGAACATACCAGGTGTGCCAGGTCATGGAGCCCAACCAAAACAACTGGCTGCGGACTAACTGGATTTCGAAAGGCAACGCACAAAGGATTTTTGTAGAATTGAAATTCACCCTGAGGGATTGTAACAGTCTTCCTGGAGTATTGGGAACTTGCAAGGAAACCTTTAATTTGTACTATTATGAGACAGACTACGACACTGGCAGGAATATAAGAGAAAACCTCTATGTAAAAATAGACACCATTGCTGCAGATGAAAGTTTCACCCAAGGTGACCTTGGTGAAAGGAAGATGAAGCTTAACACTGAGGTGAGAGAGATTGGACCTTTGTCCAAAAAGGGATTCTATCTTGCCTTTCAGGATGTAGGGGCTTGCATAGCTTTGGTTTCTGTCAAAGTGTACTACAAGAAGTGCTGGTCCATTATTGAGAACTTAGCTGTCTTTCCAGATACAGTGACTGGTTCAGAATTTTCCTCTTTAGTTGAGGTTCGAGGGACATGTGTCAGCAGTGCAGAGGAAGAGGCGGAAAACTCCCCCAGGATGCACTGCAGTGCAGAAGGAGAGTGGTTAGTGCCCATTGGAAAATGTATCTGCAAAGCAGGCTACCAGCAGAAGGGGGACACGTGTGAACGTAAGTAA